From one Mya arenaria isolate MELC-2E11 chromosome 4, ASM2691426v1 genomic stretch:
- the LOC128229691 gene encoding uncharacterized protein LOC128229691, whose product MPNEGEYCCGNECCELIEGISGQTWMYISGGVSVFFIILIVIICCLCVRMRKVREAKENAMTHVVNPVPEAQIETGTGQSKVINTVQQQNPSGTPADQPMKSSALGTMVLVNYALASKHENVTKYKRGGTAGQNIVYKHYQS is encoded by the exons ATGCCCAATGAGGGAGAGTACTGCTGTGGCAATGAGTGTTG TGAACTCATAGAAGGAATAAGCGGCCAGACATGGATGTACATAAGCGGTGGAGTATCCGTCTTCTTCATTATCTTGATCGTTATAATATGCTGCCTTTGTGTGCGCATGCGCAAAGTCAGAGAGGCGAAAGAAAACG cAATGACACACGTCGTCAACCCAGTGCCCGAGGCTCAAATAGAGACTGGCACAGGTCAATCCAAAGTGATAAACACCGTCCAACAGCAAAACCCTAGCGGCACCCCAGCAGATCAACCAATGAAATCCTCCGCATTAGGAACAATGGTTCTTGTCAACTACGCGCTGGCGTCGAAACATGAAAATGTGACGAAGTATAAAAGAGGTGGCACTGCTGGccaaaacattgtttacaagCACTACCAATCGTGA